The sequence below is a genomic window from Cucumis melo cultivar AY chromosome 5, USDA_Cmelo_AY_1.0, whole genome shotgun sequence.
CTACGGCAGAAAGCAATGTCCATAGTGTTTAAAACTTTGATCAGTAATAAAGGGCAGAACAgccaaacaaaaaaatttcacaaAAGTCATGGCCATGCACAAATACGACCAAACTTTATTTCAAGAAGAATGTATTGTTATGGAGAATCCATTATAATTTTCGTTTAACCGGCAGAATAACGGAGcatcaaaaataaaattcttaCCGCTTCTGTGATACATTGAGTATGGCCTTGTACGCTTTCCTGCCCAAAGGTTTGTCCACAATCGATGCAAGACAACTACAGGAAATTACAGTTGCAAGttagaataaaataagaaaaggggggaaaatAAACAGTACGATGAAATCGAAAGGCAATCCAAAGTATCTCCATGGTAGAACTCAAGAGTTCACCAGTCCGAATCCCCAAAACGTAATTTATTATTGACAAAATTCCAAATTTTGCATCGTTTTTTCCCTTCGGAATAGcttgtggaaaaaaaatttgtattttcCGATTTCGGTTCGACGACGAGAAAAAATGGAGACCTTGGTAGCGGAACAAGTTCTGAAGTGATTTGGCAGCTTGGGTTTCTTGAGGTTGTCGCCGCAATCCTCGCACTGAAACCACACCATCTCTACGCAACCAAACTCGTAGTAACAACGGCAGATTGTGATCTTTGAGAGACAGACAGCGGGAAGCAGAGACGAGTTTGGTCTAGGGTTTTTAATTTCGCCTTTTTCATAtattaagggaaaaaaaaaatttatattttccattttgtcagtttttttctttttattgcaAAATCAAGTAAATCAGTAGTCAGTAGTCTATATCACAATCTATCACTAATGTCCTATTTTACtactaaataataaatattttttaaacttttttgttgttttaaaaaaattcaaatataaatcacattagttttttcctctttctttacTTTACAActtcaaacaaacaaacaacgGTTGATGATGAATATAGCTCAATTTGGCaccttttatttgttttctatcctaaattaattttaattttaattttaattttatcacaaacaaaatatatcaagtttttctttccaaaaaaatttagatttggaCAGTGAAATTTCATGtcattttttctaatttaacaTGTAGTTATATAGATATTAAAATCACTCTCTTTTCGATATTTGaaggagaaaaaggaagagagCTTGCTAATAATTAGGGTTGAACTAAACTTGTGATTTTTGATCGaaaatagtattttaattaCCAAGTTAATGTTCATACTCATAATGCTTccttttagtatatatatagtAATACGGCAATCGATCTCTAGTAAAATTTGTTCATGACACATATatcgatagattttgttatatttataattttctaataaCGTTGCAAAAATACTTAATCATTAACTTTAAAAAGCTACTCATTGCAATTACCTTAAACCGAAATATCATTGagaaaaataatattgttgAGAGTGATACAAGTTAAGGCTTACTCCACGAGGTGACCATgtgttttaaaaaagaaagtcaaAACCTTGAGTTTTGGTTGACTTCGACCTTGTATGAATCACACGAGGAAATAACCGAACTAACATCAATGTCTATAGTAGATTTTTACAATATTGAGGACGACACTTAGGTTGACAACACTGATATTACACATGTCCCAAATGAATATTAAACAATGAATTCTATAAATAGTTTCATTCATCGGTCTTAAGTGCATAGCGAGAAGAAGCACTTAGCTCGTGCAGCCACTTCAATGCAAATTAGACAACTTAGATGAAATACATGCACCAACCGGAACCATAATTGTATTTACAATACATATTTCAGAAAAAGACAAACTATTAAAATTTCCACCATTTTTTTCAACAAACTCTGTGTGACCTTATATAGTTGCTTTCAGTTATTCCATAAATAATCTCACCATGCATGAAGTCACTCAATAGATAGtccaaattttatttgttaaacATTGTTGTAAAACTTCACCATTATCCCTTCAAATCTTTTATCTGTTTGAAGCTCATCTCTAATTTcacatatttatatattaaagtccTTTGATAGAGTTTAGGGATATAATCATGAAGAGGTAAGTTGTATTATTTTGAGCTCTCCGATTACAATGTTATATTTGGGACAATAATTAGATATATTAGGGtgaattaataaataaatatatatatatatattttttatatatatttctgcATTGATTTACCTTTAATTATTGATTTTGTGAAAAAATGAACATCAAAATACTCTATCTGAACATATGGAATGTTTTCTCCTTACCAAGCCAAATTTAGAGGGAAAATATcaacaattaaattaaaattgaagcAAGGTTAATAATTACAATTAAGTATTTATAATCCCATTTTCCGAAATGAAGGAGCACAAAAATAGCATAGACACATAAAAAATcaaccaaaagaaagaaagaaagaaataaatagtATACACAAAACTTAGGAGAAACAGCAAAAGCCGAGGGGGTAATCTGTATTTTTTTTCATCACAAATATTAAACAAAACCAACTACAACCTCAGAAACAGAGTCTTCGATACCTGGACCTGAAGATTAATCAATGGCGTTTCTCTATAACTCAAAATTTAGGACTCTTCCTCGACAAATGCTCCTTAAGAACATCCATAACAGCCCCAAATTCCGCTTTCACTTCCACCGGCGGGTTTGCAAATCGGCATTCCATGCCCGAGATTGCTCTCGAGTGGTAATCGATCTTGGATTGAGTAAATTTCAGACCATGTGCAGTGCTTACCACCACCGTCCGGTCACTGCCTCCGATGATGCCGCGGTTTCTGAGCTTAATCAGAGCTGTTAATGCCACTCCTGTGTGAGGACAAATGAACATCCCCGTCGAATCAGCCTGAGCTGTGGCGTCCATTAGTTCCTCCTCCGTTGCTTCTTCCACAATTCCGTTGGAGTTTTGCAGAGCGAACACAGCTCTATCTATGGAAACCGGATCCCCAATCTGTATTGCAGAAGCAAAAGTCGTGGTTGCCTTCAATGGCGAGAACTCTTCCCAGCCAGATTTGTAATACAAGTAAAGCGGATTTGCATTTGCCGCTTGAGCACAAACCAAGCGGGGAATCTTGTCGACGAGGCCCAATTCTTTGCACATTTCAAACCCTTTGTAAAATGCATATATATTCCCTAGGTTTCCTCCCGGTATGATTACCCAATCCGGTACTTCCCAATCGAACTGTTGAAGGATTTCAATGGCGGCCGTCTTTTGCCCTTCCAATCTCAAACTGTTGAGAGAATTCGCCAGGTAAATCGGAAGCTCCGCCGTCACTTCACGGATTAGTTTCATACAGCCGTCGAAATCGGTATCCATGCTTAATACGAAAGCGCCGTTTGCAATCGGTTGAACTAATTGCGCCATGGAAATTTTATCGGCGGGAAGGAAGACAATAGATGGAATTCCTGCGGCGGCACAATAGGCAGAGAGAGCGGCAGAGGTGTCTCCAGTTGAGGCGCAACCGACGCCGACGACTGGGCGGTTCATTTTCCGGAGGCGATTGACTTGGCTGACCAAAACAGTCATGCCAAGGTCTTTGAAACTGCCGGTGTGGCTAATCCCGCAATGTTTTACCCACAGATCATTCATACCTAGAAACTGTTTCCCAAAACGCTCGGCCCAGAAAAGATTCGTATTACCTTCGAAGGCGCTGACGATGTCGCTGGAGTCAATCTCCGGCAATACCCACTCTTTCTTGCTCCACACGCCGGAGCCGTACGGCCAGGTCGTCTTCCCCACGCGCGAATCGAACAGATTTCGCCAATACGCTCCGTCGAACTTCTTCAACGCATCCATGTTGTGCTGAACATCGAGCAGCCCGCCGGACCGACTCCTATAAACGATATCGTCGAGCGAGTACCATTCGGAGGAATCATAGCCAGAACCAAAGGGCACATACTTCGCCGAGAAATTATGGCCGACATCAACGGCTACAGAACGATGGCGATGGGAATCGTCTTGGAACTGATGGGTGTGAACTCCGAGGGGCAGAGATGAGTCGATAACAGGGGAGGGGGCAGAGTCGGAAGTGGCGGAGGAACAGACGAGGGTGAAAGGAGAGGAAGAATTCCTGCGAGTGGGACGGCGTAAGAGAGAATCGGGTTTGGGAGAGAGAGAGGTGTTGAAAGGGAAGAGAGAAGATGCCATGACGTTTGGTTTGAGAGAAGAGTGGACGGCGGCGACCGGAAGAGATGAAAATTTGTGGTGTCAATTGAAAAGAAAGGAAGGGCCCATTTTATACGCCTCGATCCTTACTCACAAATCAACTCATCCTTAGCTTCAAATTCCATCGTGtgtataattttaaaaataattgaaaaaaataatattttaatttgtgtCACAATTAACAGGTGCCATTTATTCATTTAAATCACtgtcttctttttcattttgtttttttttaaataataataaaaagatggGGTTAACGAGTGGCCTGGTTTCCTTttagatttcttttttcttttttaaaaacatcaaattATAACATTGTGAACATTGTGGAGTGAAGAGGGGGAGGGGTTAATTTAAGCAATTATCTCACTTTAAATGACAAAATCCTACTAATTAAACCACTTTTATAACTGTCCCTTCCAAACTAGCTAAatacataaatatttttttattgctCCAAATCTGAATTAATAAAAGTTCAAACTtctgttcttcttcttttggtTGCAACTCCCACAGATACAATTACACAAatttggaagaagaaaaaaaaaactgattgtacaaaaatgttttaaaaaggAAACATTATTCCAATTAAAGTTATCATTAGGACGTGCAATTTTCTCGGTTTTTTCtacaaatttaatcaattaattaatacaTGTATGAAGTTGTGCTGTAGCTGACAACAATAATGGCGGTTAATGGCAATAACATATTCATAGCGAGGTTCCTTTTGTAACAgcagaggaaaaaaaaagtttataaactttttttataacagaagataaaataaaaataacaaaaacaaataatattCGATGCCTACTTATTGTGTGTAATATATATGGGTGTACATTATATTTTTGTTGAGAGTCAATTTATTTGGGTTGGGTAACTATTTGTTTATGCATAGAAAGaatgtttaaattaaattagtgaAAATGGGTTGGAATATAAAAGTAGCATCTTTTACCAGTTGATTGATGTcatttaatcaatatttattcTACTCCATCGTGTATTTTGACTATATCTtcattcaaaaaagaaaaaagagtgcAACCTCTTATCCTAATTAGCAAACAAACacatgaagaagaaggaaatcTTAGTTTTTGTTTGGTTGGATGCAAAGTGGGCAGTATTTTTCGAGAGAGTCCAAATTGAATTAGAAGCCCAACATCAAAGGGCCAATCCGGCGGTACGATTGAAGAACACATGTACGGAATTGGAGACTTAACATTTCAGTACTTGCCTGATGGGCGGTTCTTATGAAGGGATAATTGGGTCGTTTGGGGCCCAAGCAGGGTGGATTGACCAAGCCCATATCATCTTCTCTTTTTGGGCAATGTTTAGTTTTGGACTTCTCTCATTTTGGCCCAAAACTTGTTGTCTTCCATTTCCTACGTCATTTCAGGCCGAGATCACCCTATAGcattataaatttaaaaggtTGGAATTATAATCAGACTCATGTTGatgttttttctaaaaatatgtGATCACTGCCACAAACTCAGTTTTTATATCGGAATCAAACCAGTTTTCTAatgatttcttttatttgtttcatatcAACATCTCTGTAGCCCATGAATTTTAGACCGATAAGTGCAGGATCACATCTTTAGTATGATGATGTATGGCCAACGAATATGAACTTAGAGTTGACATTGGTCTTTCTTATGGTAGATTAAAGTGGTACCGAAAATGTTAAAAAATTGACCAATGTCATAGCATTGAAAGAACgataaaaaatataattcacATCTCACTAGTATTTGAGCTTTTAATGTTGGTAGGTcgtattatatataaaaaagtttaTATGCTAAATTTGTATtgtattgtttattttttgttaaataaagACAGGTTTTTAAATAGGAAGTAAGTCAACATATTTCACGTATAGTTGTTGTATGCAGAtgacaaaatcaaataatttacATATATACAAATTGTTAATTGTGAAGATACTAGGATGATTACTATTTAAAAacacataaatcaaaataaatcaatGTTCAAGGTTAAAACGAACCTTTATATGAATGGTTGGAAGTGTAGGTCGTTTGgtattgttgtattattgtatttctaacttttgaaaattaagtttaacAATGTTAATTTCACTTCTTAGCTTCCTGCTTGGCCATCTGgtttctataaatattttaaacataaaataaaaaattgaaaactataaagaaaaagttttagaatcttttttatttaatttctttttattttaggGATTAAGTTAATAATTCAACTACTTTTATATAATAGATACGAAGTTCTAGTAAGAATAGGAGAtgaataaatttaatttgaaaaaacaagaaaaattgcaaaggattaaattaaaaaaaatattacaaaatatagcaaaattttatattttctcaataactatatttttagatttttgtATGTTTCTATCAACGTCACCCATAGCTATTGTGTaatttggttatattatataaatattttaattatttttgctatatttgaaaatatctaaaaattaaaatagttatTGATAAGTCTGTTGTTTGTCGATCATTTGATAAAACATACACAATTGTTTGTTTAATGGATTTACAGTAGACACATATCTTTATCATATTCcatctaactttttttttctttcttttctttaggAATCTTTCATCCAACAAGTAGTGTTAATTGATCATAAAACTAATCAGCACCACATACACacacaaaagaagaaagacttacaaattaatatttaaattttcaaaaccatttttaacatttaaaaatgTGGGaggaataataaaatatataacttAAAAGTTGATTGTGCATGTTCATCTACTATTGCCCCCAATTATATTAATTATGTTCAAACCCATTCTTATTTTTGTtatgttgaaaagaaaagagatgaatATTTAACATTTAGAAAGACCAAacataaaactaataaaaaaaatattgaaagtaATAAGAAAGCAAATAAACAATGAACACAAAAATGCGGCCCATGTAATGCGGATTTGTCCATTTTAAGGAGTTGTTTGCACACACAACATTattgtttcttcttttgtttaaGCAATCACAATTGTCTTTGGTAATCATTTCATTAGTGGACGCCATTTTCTTCCTCTCCTCCACCTAAATTAATGTCAAATTACCAAATTACCCACTTTTCTCCCTCCCTTTTGCTACCCTTTACAGTAAAAGGCCAAttcagaaaaggaaaaggacaaaaaaagttgtcaaatacatttaataatttgTTGGGCGGCAATATTGGGCACAACCATCAATTCATCGTCTCCATACTCTAAAGTGCTCCTcctaattattttctttttcctttgtgtttatttcaaaattgttataaatattATCAAAATAGTTGTTCATTATGTTTAATGTTCATCATCACGTATCATTCTCTTCTACATTCATCTCTTTTATCATGTGTCTTGAAGATACTGACATTTAGTAGTCAGGTAATCCACCTCATGCTTAGTGACATTTGGTAGGTTTTGTTAGACACATATTGGTGAAATTTCTATAGAAATTGGAGAAAGTTGAATTTTGTGGagaattttataatttattaatatcgtaggttaatattattatattaacatatatattatttgttttaatattatatttattgtttttcatGTTTTGGTCTATTTTCAACAATGGGGTATGAAGTAAAACTCACTAACTATATAAAAGAGAACATATAATCATAATACAACCATGGATAGAGTTAAGAAAATAGGGAAATAGCCATGGATAAGTAATATTTGATCAATACAAACAACCATATAACAAAAACACAACAATCATTATTCATTCCCTCGTAAAGGCATATTATAGGGTTTCTTGTGGATCCGACAAAACATAAAATGTAGAAAAAGTATGATACACACAAAATAGTTGATATGCACATCTTTGATACACTAAAAAGATTTAAATACGATTCAAAGGTTTAAGTACTCAACATGGTGGCTGTAGTTTAGTGGTAAGAATTCCACGTTGTGGCCGTGGAGACCTGGGCTCGAATCCCAGCAGCCACAATGTAAAGAAGTTGTTAATTTTTTCAGTTTTGATGGGCCAGGCCCAAATGTGATGAAATGGGCTGCTGGGTTTACGCCCAAACTTGAAATCGCAAAAGAGTCAAAAGACCGCGCAACGGTAACCGGTATATAGCCGGTAGCAGGTAAAGGACAAAGCGAAATCTCACAGTTggtgaaattaaaaaaaaaaaaaaaaaaaaaaaaggaaaattgaaGACACGCCATAATTGCAATTGCCCGGCAACCAACATTTTGTTTTACACTCATTTCCGCTTCTTTTCACTTCCCGCCGGAGTATACgccatttcttctccgatcaCACGGTTTCTTCAGGtttcttcttctctattttcattaaaatttcttttccatttccctTCCAGTACTCAATATGGCGAGATTGTCAATTTCTGGATTTTACAGGGAATCACTGGAGCTTAGTCTATGGTTGAATCGAAACAGGATAGCTGTGGCGTCTTGTTTTCATCCCCTCAAAACTAAACCTGAACAGTTTGTCCCTAATTTTTCAGGAGAAAAAGAAGGATTCAAGAGTGAGATTCTCCGCTTTGTACTCTTAGTCCTCATCGTTTTGTTCTTGATCAACTTCCATGTAGATATATTCTTTTAAAGTTCATTTTCAGAAGTTTCATTTGTATCAGGTTTAGAAAGCGAGTGGCAGCGATTTGACATTTATTTCGCTGGTGGAGAAGTACTGTACTGTAAGAGGTAAAAATGCTGACATGCATAGCTCGTTCTAAGAAACTCGGAGATGGTTCCTTGAGTCAAATTGAAGAACCAGACTCCGTCAATGGACTCGAAAACAAGCAACAATCTGTCAAATCTCTGACAGGTCAGGTACTTTGACATCAAATTCCTTCTCTCTTAGTTATCAGGTTTCCTGTTCTAGTGACTGGAATAAGGAATGGGGGCATTTAATGTTTATATTTCTTCGTCGTTGTCCATTGATTTTAGCTCAGAGACATGGCGTTAAAAGCGTCGGGATCGTATCGAACTTGCAACCCTTGCGCAGGGCCCATACCGCAGAGTCGACTGAAGAATTGCAGCTCACAGTCGGATGCGGACTCGGAGCGGTTCAAATGGGCTTATAAGCGAAGCGGTAGCTTGAGCTCGACGAAAACGAGGACATGGGGGAAGGAAATGGAAGCGAGACTGAAGGGCATTTCAAGCGGAGAAGGAACCCCCAATTCACTGAGTGGCCGGCGAGTTGACCCAGTTGTGTACGTTGAGGAGAACGAACCAAAGGAGTGGGTGGCCCAGGTGGAACCCGGTGTGTTAATCACTTTCGTTTCGCTTCCTCGCGGAGGGAATGATCTGAAACGGATACGTTTCAGGTACGCTCTATACAGAATCATATCAACGGTGTAGATTTGTCGTTTGACTTTAATCATATAGCGTATGTGATTAAGGATCACCTCCCCACCATCTTTTTCTGACTTTTTTTAATTAGTGGGTCATTTAGAATTTAGAAACAGAAAAAATGGGCCTGGGAGGTGCTGCGGTGGTGTACAACGTAAACTATCATTTTCTGTTCAGTTTTTTGGTTTATTCGTCCTTCTGGAATTTCTTTGGCTGGGTGCATCACTAGAGTTTAAATATATGGTTTCAGTGTTTTGGGTTGGAAATGAAGAGGAAAAAAGtattcaaaagaaagaaaggaaggaaaagaaaaaccctTCAAAAGTAACATTCAAACATACCATTGGAGTAATCTCCATTGGAACTGTGTTTTTATGTAGGTGGGGTCTGATTTTTCTCAGTAAAGATCACGCCTTCTCATGAAAAGCAATCAGAAAAAGTCCAAAAGTAGAACTCAATTGTTGGGTGGGGGCAAATTTGATTGTGGTGGGGAAGCTTTATTCCCAGTATTGTCGTCGTGTCGGGGAagtcttctctctttcttttcaagAATTCTTCACGCCTACCCTGAATTCTCGTGGATTTGTCTTCTGCTAATTGAGATTTACCACCAAGTCTCTACTTTACTTCTGGTTTACCCACATGCCAGACAAAATTGAACCACATCTTGGCAACAAGCGAGGTTACTCTTCATCTCGACCAATTTAAATCTCTCATTTCAACGAGGGACACAACCAACTAACTAATTGTTTACAATTGTCTCTGCTACATGGGACCTGACTCGTTCTTCAACCCCAAATAATTGATTCGAGTGCCTTTGAATAAACTGTTGGCCTCATTTGAAACAATTAGGACCCTTCGTATTGACTTTAAACTGCGTGACACGAATTAGACGATCCTATCATATTATCTTTGTCTATTAGCATAATAAAAGTCGACGGGTTTGGATCTAGTGTTGATAGGTCTTGGGTACAGAGTCAATATTGACACCTCGAGAACTACTTTATTCAAAGCAATTAAAGTTTCACCTtgcttttttcctttttatttttttattatttactttttgaCAAAAGGTAATTGGCTTCCcattaataattttcatgattaGCGGCACTAAGGTAAAACTAAAAATGTTGTTGTACGTGACGCAAGCATTATTCTTTGCTAGGTCTCTTGCTGCTTTGAGTCATTTCTCGCTTACTGAAATTGTTTTATCTTTGGTTGTCCATGTCTTGTTAACTATGTAAGGAAGTACAAAAAAAGAGGAAGACAAAGTTTGTAGTTCCTTAGTTTATAGACTATAGTATTGTCTGACCTCTATGACGGTGATGTATAGCAATTTCTTTCAATGTAGTTTATATTAATTGCCTCTCGGTATCTCAAAGGATGTGTCTGTCGTTAAACAATAGGAATGCTTTCATAGGAATGTAATCATCTGGTTAGTATCTAGagtttgatttttgttttcataACCATTTTGATCAGCCGAGACGTATTCAATAAATGGCAAGCTCAAAGATGGTGGGCCGAGAACTATGATAGAGTTATGGAACTATACAATGTTCAGAGGTTCAACCGGCAAGCTTTTCCTCTTCCAACCCCCCCGAGATCTGAGGATGAGGTAAGCCTGTTTGCTTATTGGCAACGCTTGGCAGATTAATAGCATTTTGAAATTATAGAAAAATGATGAAATGGTGGGTGTTAAATTTTCAGACTGGATCCTATACTGCTGATTCATCACAAAATTTTATTGTGCAATGTAATTTGATTGTGGATCATTTTGTTTTGTGTATATTGTCTGTCTTATTATATCCTATTAATGAATCCACCATCTTTCCTGAAACAACAGAGCTCAAAAATTGAATCTGTGGAGAACAGCCCTGTAACACCTCCTCTAACTACAGAACGCTTGCCCCGCAATCTCTACCGCCCCATTGGAGCAGGTGTGAGCTATTCATCCTCAGATTCACTTGAATATCAGCCAATGCAGTATCGCCAGTACCAAGATTCAGGTCTGACCTCCACTCCTAAACTCTCTAGCATCAGTGGTGCAAAGACAGAAACATCTTCCATCGATGCATCCATGAGAAGCAGTTCATCAAGGGATGCAGATCGTTCAGGAGAACTATCTATCAGCAATGCTAGTGATCTTGAGTCTGAATGGGTTGAACAGGACGAGCCAGGTGTTTATATTACAATCAGAGCTTTGCCTGGCGGCAAAAGGGAACTCAGAAGAGTCAGATTCAGGTATTAACGGGCTAAATCATCATAACTTCAATGTATATAACGCACAGAGCTTTCATAAAATTTCTCAAGTTTTCCGTTTCTGCAAATGAGCACCTCGTTGCTCCAATAATTGTTAACCAAGTTCATTTCCAAGGATCACTATCATGAAAAATGCAGTAGCACTGTCTTGGTGGTTAGATAATTCTTTCCTGCATCTTCTAGAGCTTCTTATATTTCTATCATAAGATTGGATGCTACTTCATATTGCCACCCACCATATTTTTGTTGAGTTGAGTTCCAACATCAATATTCTCTCGCAAGCCAATTATAAATCATGGTGATCAATATCTCTTTCAGCCTATCTATAGAGGTGAAATTATGTTGATGTCGTGAAAATACTTTTACCTCTTGCCTAGATAACGCTTATAACTTGAGTATTCGGTTAATATTCTTCAATCGTATTTAGTCTTACGGGTTCATATTGCTCCTATGGTTCTGCAAGCTAGTCTACTTTCATGTCCTTGTTGGtctacttattttttaaatgtttggCGTTACTTTAAACTGAAGATAGGTCAGGTGGCTCACAGGCCTTCTATCAGTGTTCATTGTGTCAGTCTGTGGTATGGTTCATACTGTAAATGTGATCA
It includes:
- the LOC103498677 gene encoding threonine synthase, chloroplastic-like, which encodes MASSLFPFNTSLSPKPDSLLRRPTRRNSSSPFTLVCSSATSDSAPSPVIDSSLPLGVHTHQFQDDSHRHRSVAVDVGHNFSAKYVPFGSGYDSSEWYSLDDIVYRSRSGGLLDVQHNMDALKKFDGAYWRNLFDSRVGKTTWPYGSGVWSKKEWVLPEIDSSDIVSAFEGNTNLFWAERFGKQFLGMNDLWVKHCGISHTGSFKDLGMTVLVSQVNRLRKMNRPVVGVGCASTGDTSAALSAYCAAAGIPSIVFLPADKISMAQLVQPIANGAFVLSMDTDFDGCMKLIREVTAELPIYLANSLNSLRLEGQKTAAIEILQQFDWEVPDWVIIPGGNLGNIYAFYKGFEMCKELGLVDKIPRLVCAQAANANPLYLYYKSGWEEFSPLKATTTFASAIQIGDPVSIDRAVFALQNSNGIVEEATEEELMDATAQADSTGMFICPHTGVALTALIKLRNRGIIGGSDRTVVVSTAHGLKFTQSKIDYHSRAISGMECRFANPPVEVKAEFGAVMDVLKEHLSRKSPKF
- the LOC103498685 gene encoding protein Brevis radix-like 4 isoform X1; translated protein: MLTCIARSKKLGDGSLSQIEEPDSVNGLENKQQSVKSLTGQLRDMALKASGSYRTCNPCAGPIPQSRLKNCSSQSDADSERFKWAYKRSGSLSSTKTRTWGKEMEARLKGISSGEGTPNSLSGRRVDPVVYVEENEPKEWVAQVEPGVLITFVSLPRGGNDLKRIRFSRDVFNKWQAQRWWAENYDRVMELYNVQRFNRQAFPLPTPPRSEDESSKIESVENSPVTPPLTTERLPRNLYRPIGAGVSYSSSDSLEYQPMQYRQYQDSGLTSTPKLSSISGAKTETSSIDASMRSSSSRDADRSGELSISNASDLESEWVEQDEPGVYITIRALPGGKRELRRVRFSREKFGEMHARLWWEENRARIHEQYL
- the LOC103498685 gene encoding protein Brevis radix-like 4 isoform X2, producing the protein MALKASGSYRTCNPCAGPIPQSRLKNCSSQSDADSERFKWAYKRSGSLSSTKTRTWGKEMEARLKGISSGEGTPNSLSGRRVDPVVYVEENEPKEWVAQVEPGVLITFVSLPRGGNDLKRIRFSRDVFNKWQAQRWWAENYDRVMELYNVQRFNRQAFPLPTPPRSEDESSKIESVENSPVTPPLTTERLPRNLYRPIGAGVSYSSSDSLEYQPMQYRQYQDSGLTSTPKLSSISGAKTETSSIDASMRSSSSRDADRSGELSISNASDLESEWVEQDEPGVYITIRALPGGKRELRRVRFSREKFGEMHARLWWEENRARIHEQYL